One genomic window of Eptesicus fuscus isolate TK198812 chromosome 6, DD_ASM_mEF_20220401, whole genome shotgun sequence includes the following:
- the SCGB3A2 gene encoding secretoglobin family 3A member 2: MKLVTVLLLVTVGICSYSATAFFLGGVKNAVPLPVDAIPLLDPLKLLLQTLGISVEHLIEGLRKCVNELGPEASESVKKLLGALSHLL, encoded by the exons ATGAAGCTGGTCACTGTACTCCTGCTGGTGACCGTTGGCATTTGCAGTTACTCTG CTACCGCCTTCTTCCTCGGCGGTGTCAAGAATGCCGTACCTTTACCTGTGGATGCCATTCCCCTTCTGGATCCACTCAAGCTTCTGCTGCAGACTCTGGGCATTTCTGTTGAGCACCTCATAGAAGGGCTAAGGAAGTGTGTGAATGAGCTGGGCCCAGAGGCCTCTGAGTCCGTGAAGAAACTGCTG GGGGCCCTTTCACATTTGCTGTGA